In the Tribolium castaneum strain GA2 chromosome 1, icTriCast1.1, whole genome shotgun sequence genome, one interval contains:
- the LOC661082 gene encoding protein FAM135B isoform X4, whose amino-acid sequence MSELQSTIEFSVELYKFYNVDLFQRGRGILRYMQSCAPKSSKSWSKIRSAHCSSLTDPVLPREETLSDNYDTLIVKPHQRYDTRKSSIIRKELHQTSGINNSCLAELCADNIRLWNYFLLNFSCKTTIQQHLSKKHHNLRVRRFAELFFLVYNPRRSAIGCFDTNYQNYLLVAEIAKRSKYMQLLPSLPVHCAALDGDNTTMPIIFEDQYQDPFEDLVPKKESNFKRSKTECSCGIENLWKCSEKTLVNTDVFYDDSRSMVPTRHSKSLDQLQMCSRRNLFNHKNDSKLKNVASEHNMNSRLFVYDVNKPQEICNCKLDSSIDLIDVDILDKKYKQFNIKKHKSKSHTPSTDFFRSNSMQFFSPRKKPKSTKLYNNHRKHFDFGSSSSSESVVSTTGLHLSSVRKVKSTSCLGQSSSPMVLSGTESLPNIKPAVETQYPEMKYYSSSSSTTSEQSGWITSRSSSVASSTDVGNAVVTGLLTNIETIQRKILNLPRRKNGHYRKNNKGCEFNQSNFCDEIALPPPKQFRDLDSPSSSITNGTNEEEINAVDNILYHVVDTQTTLERKPVVDDDKRPTNQSMGYHHFSKGSKSESEKAFIRSKNEFKSQLNFPGILYSDFTSFASTIPYFHISDEFRIFSPEGMHLIVCVHGLDGNSADLRLVKTYLELGLPGAYLDFLMSERNQGDTFSDFDTMTDRLVSEILHYLDTSSIRPTRISFVGHSLGNVIIRSALTRPQMKFLLPRLHTFLSLSGPHLGTLYNSSGLVNMGMWFMQKWKKSGSLLQLCLKDSNDARQSFLYRLSQKSTLHHFKNVLLCGSGQDRYVPLHSARIELCKESIKDTSDQGAIYREMVHNIISPIIAQKDVNLVRYDIHHALPNTANALIGRAAHIAVLDSELFIEKFMAVVGIKYFR is encoded by the exons ACGAGGAATTCTCCGCTACATGCAAAGCTGTGCCCCAAAATCGTCAAAATCATGGAGCAAAATTCGTTCGGCACATTGTTCTTCATTAACGGATCCCGTCCTTCCA AGAGAAGAAACTTTATCTGATAATTACGATACTTTAATAGTTAAGCCGCACCAGCGATACGACACGAGAAAA TCGTCTATTATACGAAAAGAGCTTCATCAAACATCAGGCATCAACAATTCATGTCTTGCCGAATTGTGTGCCGATAATATAAGACTGTGGAACTATTTCCTGTTGAATTTCAGTTGTAAAACAACAATTCAACAACACTTGAGCAAAAAGCACCACAATTTACGGGTGCGAAGATTTGCCGAATTGTTTTTTCTCGTTTATAACCCACGTAGATCGGCGATTGGTTGTTTTGATACCAATTACCAGAATTATCTTTTGGTTGCTGAAATTGCAAAACGCTCGAAATATATGCAGCTGTTACCATCACTCCCAGTACATTGTGCTGCTCTGGATGGTGATAATACAACAATGCccattatttttgaagatcAGTACCAAGATCCTTTTGAAGATTTAGTGCCAAAGAaagaatcaaattttaaacgcTCGAAAACAGAGTGTTCTTGTGGAATCGAGAATTTGTGGAAATGTTCCGAAAAGACTTTAGTTAATACTGATGTTTTTTACGACGATTCTCGTTCAATGGTACCTACTAGACATAGCAAATCCTTAGATCAACTACAAATGTGTTCAAGAAGAAATCTTTTCAACCATAAAAACGACTCAAAGTTGAAAAACGTGGCAAGTGAGCATAATATGAACAGTCGACTTTTTGTTTACGATGTGAATAAACCACAAGAGATTTGCAACTGCAAGCTAGACTCGTCCATAGATTTAATAGATGTCGATATTTTAGATAAGAAATACAAACAGTTCAatatcaaaaaacacaaatcaaaaagCCACACACCATCGACTGACTTCTTCCGTTCAAACTCGATGCAATTTTTCTCACCACGAAAAAAACCCAAAAGTACAAAACTCTACAACAATCACAGAAAACACTTTGATTTTGGGTCAAGTAGCAGTTCGGAAAGTGTCGTATCAACAACAGGACTGCATTTATCAAGTGTAAGGAAAGTGAAAAGTACTTCATGCTTGGGCCAAAGCAGCTCTCCCATGGTACTTTCCGGGACTGAATCACTGCCGAATATTAAACCAGCCGTGGAGACACAATACCCAGAAATGAAGTACTACAGTTCATCCTCATCAACAACAAGTGAGCAAAGTGGCTGGATCACCTCCAGGAGCAGTTCTGTGGCTTCAAGTACTGACGTGGGGAATGCGGTGGTGACGGGATTGTTGACCAATATTGAGACGATTCAAAGGAAGATTTTAAATCTTCCAAGACGGAAGAATGGACACTacaggaaaaataataaag gCTGTGAATTTAATCAAAGTAATTTTTGCGACGAAATTGCGCTACCTCCACCTAAACAGTTTCGGGATTTGGATTCGCCGTCTAGTTCTATCACGAATGGAACAAATGAAGAAGAAATAAATGCTGTTGATAATATTTTGTACCATGTGGTGGATACGCAGACTACGTTGGAAAGGAAACCGGTAGTGGATGACGATAAGAGACCGACGAATCAATCAATGg gATACCATCATTTCTCCAAAGGCTCGAAATCCGAATCGGAGAAAGCGTTCATTCGCTCCAAAAATGAATTCAAAAGTCAATTAAACTTCCCCGGTATTTTGTATTCCGATTTCACGTCGTTCGCTTCGACGATTCCCTATTTTCACATAAGCGACGAGTTTCGTATTTTTTCGCCTGAAGGAATGCATCTGATTGTGTGCGTTCATGGCTTAGATGGAAATTCAGCTGATTTACGTTTAGTTAAAACCTATCTAGAGCTTGGACTTCCTGGGGCGTATCTCGACTTTCTCATGTCCGAACGAAATCAAGGAGATACTTTTAGCGATTTTGATACCATGACCGAtag atTGGTCAGCGAAATTCTTCATTATTTAGACACGAGTAGCATTCGACCAACGAGAATAAGCTTCGTGGGTCACTCCTTAGGTAACGTTATTATTAGATCTGCCTTAACAAGGCCCCAGATGAAATTTCTACTACCAAGACTGCATACTTTCTTATCACTCTCTGGACCACATCTGGGCACTTTATACAACAGTAGTGGATTAGTCAATatgg GAATGTGGTTTATGCagaaatggaaaaaatcaGGATCTCTTCTCCAGCTCTGTTTGAAAGATTCTAACGACGCTCGACAGTCGTTTTTGTACCGACTGAGTCAGAAAAGCACTTTACACCATTTCAAAAACGTGCTACTTTGCGGTTCGGGACAAGACAg ATACGTTCCGTTGCACTCGGCCCGGATTGAGCTGTGCAAAGAATCGATCAAAGACACCTCTGATCAAGGCGCCATCTATCGAGAGATGGTCCACAACATCATCTCACCCATAATAGCACAGAAAGACGTGAATTTGGTCCGCTATGACATACACCATGCCTTACCTAACACAGCGAATGCTTTGATTGGTCGAGCTGCACACATAGCCGTCTTGGATTCGGAACTCtttattgagaaattcatGGCTGTAGTGGGAATTAAGTATTTCCGTTGA
- the LOC661082 gene encoding protein FAM135A isoform X5, whose translation MEQNSFGTLFFINGSRPSKARDVLLDASNNLKTTIKEYKILFMQREETLSDNYDTLIVKPHQRYDTRKSSIIRKELHQTSGINNSCLAELCADNIRLWNYFLLNFSCKTTIQQHLSKKHHNLRVRRFAELFFLVYNPRRSAIGCFDTNYQNYLLVAEIAKRSKYMQLLPSLPVHCAALDGDNTTMPIIFEDQYQDPFEDLVPKKESNFKRSKTECSCGIENLWKCSEKTLVNTDVFYDDSRSMVPTRHSKSLDQLQMCSRRNLFNHKNDSKLKNVASEHNMNSRLFVYDVNKPQEICNCKLDSSIDLIDVDILDKKYKQFNIKKHKSKSHTPSTDFFRSNSMQFFSPRKKPKSTKLYNNHRKHFDFGSSSSSESVVSTTGLHLSSVRKVKSTSCLGQSSSPMVLSGTESLPNIKPAVETQYPEMKYYSSSSSTTSEQSGWITSRSSSVASSTDVGNAVVTGLLTNIETIQRKILNLPRRKNGHYRKNNKGCEFNQSNFCDEIALPPPKQFRDLDSPSSSITNGTNEEEINAVDNILYHVVDTQTTLERKPVVDDDKRPTNQSMGYHHFSKGSKSESEKAFIRSKNEFKSQLNFPGILYSDFTSFASTIPYFHISDEFRIFSPEGMHLIVCVHGLDGNSADLRLVKTYLELGLPGAYLDFLMSERNQGDTFSDFDTMTDRLVSEILHYLDTSSIRPTRISFVGHSLGNVIIRSALTRPQMKFLLPRLHTFLSLSGPHLGTLYNSSGLVNMGMWFMQKWKKSGSLLQLCLKDSNDARQSFLYRLSQKSTLHHFKNVLLCGSGQDRYVPLHSARIELCKESIKDTSDQGAIYREMVHNIISPIIAQKDVNLVRYDIHHALPNTANALIGRAAHIAVLDSELFIEKFMAVVGIKYFR comes from the exons ATGGAGCAAAATTCGTTCGGCACATTGTTCTTCATTAACGGATCCCGTCCTTCCA AAGCACGTGATGTTCTATTAGATGCTAGCAATAACCTTAAAACTACGATTAAAGAATATAAGATATTATTTATGCAGAGAGAAGAAACTTTATCTGATAATTACGATACTTTAATAGTTAAGCCGCACCAGCGATACGACACGAGAAAA TCGTCTATTATACGAAAAGAGCTTCATCAAACATCAGGCATCAACAATTCATGTCTTGCCGAATTGTGTGCCGATAATATAAGACTGTGGAACTATTTCCTGTTGAATTTCAGTTGTAAAACAACAATTCAACAACACTTGAGCAAAAAGCACCACAATTTACGGGTGCGAAGATTTGCCGAATTGTTTTTTCTCGTTTATAACCCACGTAGATCGGCGATTGGTTGTTTTGATACCAATTACCAGAATTATCTTTTGGTTGCTGAAATTGCAAAACGCTCGAAATATATGCAGCTGTTACCATCACTCCCAGTACATTGTGCTGCTCTGGATGGTGATAATACAACAATGCccattatttttgaagatcAGTACCAAGATCCTTTTGAAGATTTAGTGCCAAAGAaagaatcaaattttaaacgcTCGAAAACAGAGTGTTCTTGTGGAATCGAGAATTTGTGGAAATGTTCCGAAAAGACTTTAGTTAATACTGATGTTTTTTACGACGATTCTCGTTCAATGGTACCTACTAGACATAGCAAATCCTTAGATCAACTACAAATGTGTTCAAGAAGAAATCTTTTCAACCATAAAAACGACTCAAAGTTGAAAAACGTGGCAAGTGAGCATAATATGAACAGTCGACTTTTTGTTTACGATGTGAATAAACCACAAGAGATTTGCAACTGCAAGCTAGACTCGTCCATAGATTTAATAGATGTCGATATTTTAGATAAGAAATACAAACAGTTCAatatcaaaaaacacaaatcaaaaagCCACACACCATCGACTGACTTCTTCCGTTCAAACTCGATGCAATTTTTCTCACCACGAAAAAAACCCAAAAGTACAAAACTCTACAACAATCACAGAAAACACTTTGATTTTGGGTCAAGTAGCAGTTCGGAAAGTGTCGTATCAACAACAGGACTGCATTTATCAAGTGTAAGGAAAGTGAAAAGTACTTCATGCTTGGGCCAAAGCAGCTCTCCCATGGTACTTTCCGGGACTGAATCACTGCCGAATATTAAACCAGCCGTGGAGACACAATACCCAGAAATGAAGTACTACAGTTCATCCTCATCAACAACAAGTGAGCAAAGTGGCTGGATCACCTCCAGGAGCAGTTCTGTGGCTTCAAGTACTGACGTGGGGAATGCGGTGGTGACGGGATTGTTGACCAATATTGAGACGATTCAAAGGAAGATTTTAAATCTTCCAAGACGGAAGAATGGACACTacaggaaaaataataaag gCTGTGAATTTAATCAAAGTAATTTTTGCGACGAAATTGCGCTACCTCCACCTAAACAGTTTCGGGATTTGGATTCGCCGTCTAGTTCTATCACGAATGGAACAAATGAAGAAGAAATAAATGCTGTTGATAATATTTTGTACCATGTGGTGGATACGCAGACTACGTTGGAAAGGAAACCGGTAGTGGATGACGATAAGAGACCGACGAATCAATCAATGg gATACCATCATTTCTCCAAAGGCTCGAAATCCGAATCGGAGAAAGCGTTCATTCGCTCCAAAAATGAATTCAAAAGTCAATTAAACTTCCCCGGTATTTTGTATTCCGATTTCACGTCGTTCGCTTCGACGATTCCCTATTTTCACATAAGCGACGAGTTTCGTATTTTTTCGCCTGAAGGAATGCATCTGATTGTGTGCGTTCATGGCTTAGATGGAAATTCAGCTGATTTACGTTTAGTTAAAACCTATCTAGAGCTTGGACTTCCTGGGGCGTATCTCGACTTTCTCATGTCCGAACGAAATCAAGGAGATACTTTTAGCGATTTTGATACCATGACCGAtag atTGGTCAGCGAAATTCTTCATTATTTAGACACGAGTAGCATTCGACCAACGAGAATAAGCTTCGTGGGTCACTCCTTAGGTAACGTTATTATTAGATCTGCCTTAACAAGGCCCCAGATGAAATTTCTACTACCAAGACTGCATACTTTCTTATCACTCTCTGGACCACATCTGGGCACTTTATACAACAGTAGTGGATTAGTCAATatgg GAATGTGGTTTATGCagaaatggaaaaaatcaGGATCTCTTCTCCAGCTCTGTTTGAAAGATTCTAACGACGCTCGACAGTCGTTTTTGTACCGACTGAGTCAGAAAAGCACTTTACACCATTTCAAAAACGTGCTACTTTGCGGTTCGGGACAAGACAg ATACGTTCCGTTGCACTCGGCCCGGATTGAGCTGTGCAAAGAATCGATCAAAGACACCTCTGATCAAGGCGCCATCTATCGAGAGATGGTCCACAACATCATCTCACCCATAATAGCACAGAAAGACGTGAATTTGGTCCGCTATGACATACACCATGCCTTACCTAACACAGCGAATGCTTTGATTGGTCGAGCTGCACACATAGCCGTCTTGGATTCGGAACTCtttattgagaaattcatGGCTGTAGTGGGAATTAAGTATTTCCGTTGA